In the genome of Terribacillus sp. FSL K6-0262, one region contains:
- a CDS encoding helix-turn-helix domain-containing protein yields the protein MDIRSFGYNGDLKNTGFGYTLSLIGGKYKMIILYTLYTSNGPIRYTELKRVIDKISYKSLTNTLKELEKDQLIVRKEYAQVPPKVEYSLSEQGKSLIPVLDAICYWGEKQLEDRKIN from the coding sequence ATGGATATACGATCATTCGGATATAATGGGGATTTGAAAAATACTGGATTTGGATACACTTTGTCATTGATAGGTGGAAAATATAAAATGATAATTTTATATACCCTATATACAAGTAATGGACCGATTCGTTACACCGAGTTAAAACGTGTGATTGATAAAATCTCATATAAATCCTTGACCAATACGTTAAAGGAATTAGAAAAGGATCAATTGATAGTTAGAAAAGAATATGCGCAAGTTCCTCCAAAAGTAGAATATAGTTTATCAGAACAAGGAAAATCATTGATTCCTGTATTAGATGCGATTTGTTATTGGGGTGAAAAGCAATTGGAAGATAGAAAAATTAACTGA
- a CDS encoding NAD(P)H-dependent oxidoreductase, translating to MKTIIYAHPWEGSFNHAILTSITKDLESKKETFQVIDLYKDEFNPAFTAEELKFFNKGETPYELVKQYQKLLNQATELIFIFPVWWWDLPAILKGFIDKVMLSGFAILETKETGALTGLLTNIRKTTVITTSTSEKEYLENEAGNAIQGVFINRTLADLGIKNEHTKWINFSRVNLTTDDNRHLFLKELPQMI from the coding sequence ATGAAAACAATTATTTATGCACACCCCTGGGAAGGTAGCTTTAACCATGCAATTTTAACTTCGATCACAAAAGATTTAGAATCAAAGAAAGAAACATTCCAAGTGATAGATCTGTATAAAGATGAATTTAATCCAGCATTTACCGCAGAAGAATTAAAGTTTTTTAATAAGGGTGAAACGCCATACGAATTAGTTAAGCAATATCAAAAACTACTAAACCAAGCAACTGAGTTGATTTTTATTTTTCCTGTTTGGTGGTGGGATTTACCAGCCATATTAAAAGGTTTCATCGATAAAGTAATGCTATCGGGTTTTGCTATCTTAGAAACTAAAGAAACAGGTGCTTTGACTGGATTATTGACCAACATAAGAAAAACAACCGTCATCACCACTTCTACATCGGAAAAAGAGTATCTTGAAAATGAAGCAGGGAATGCTATTCAAGGTGTTTTTATAAATCGAACTCTTGCTGATCTCGGAATTAAAAACGAACATACTAAATGGATTAATTTTTCTAGGGTGAACTTGACAACTGATGATAATAGACATCTATTTTTAAAAGAACTTCCTCAAATGATATAA